The proteins below come from a single Stutzerimonas stutzeri RCH2 genomic window:
- the nudE gene encoding ADP compounds hydrolase NudE, with the protein MRQKPTVLAREIVASSRLFRVEELQLRFSNGVERTYERLVGRGSGYGAVMIVALADAENALLIEEYCGGTDSYELSLPKGLIEPGEDVLEAANRELKEEAGFGARRLELLTELSLSPGYMSQKIQVVLARDLYPEQLPGDEPEPMRLDKVSLHELSSLVQHPQFSEGRALAALYLARDLLTQRGEFGQ; encoded by the coding sequence ATGCGCCAGAAACCCACAGTACTTGCCCGTGAGATCGTCGCCAGCAGCCGCCTGTTCCGTGTCGAAGAACTGCAGCTGCGTTTTTCCAATGGTGTCGAGCGCACCTATGAACGCCTGGTCGGCAGGGGTAGCGGCTATGGCGCGGTGATGATCGTGGCGCTGGCCGACGCGGAGAATGCGCTGCTGATCGAGGAATACTGCGGCGGCACCGACAGTTACGAACTGTCGCTGCCCAAGGGACTGATCGAGCCGGGTGAAGACGTGCTCGAGGCTGCCAATAGGGAGCTCAAGGAGGAGGCCGGGTTCGGTGCGCGGCGTCTGGAGCTGCTCACCGAGCTGTCGTTGTCGCCGGGCTACATGAGCCAGAAGATCCAGGTGGTGCTGGCGCGCGATCTGTATCCCGAACAGCTGCCTGGCGACGAGCCCGAGCCGATGCGGCTCGACAAGGTCAGCCTGCACGAGCTGTCGAGCCTGGTGCAGCATCCGCAGTTCAGCGAAGGGCGTGCACTGGCGGCGCTCTATCTGGCGCGCGATCTTCTCACCCAGCGCGGAGAGTTCGGCCAATGA
- the yrfG gene encoding GMP/IMP nucleotidase, with protein MTANLPWSDIDTVLLDMDGTLLDLHFDNHFWLELLPQRYAELHGISRAMAELELAPLFNEHVGKLTWYCLDYWTRELNLPIREMKREIAELIALRPSADDFLAALREAGKRVVLITNAHRDSLSLKLEKVELAPWFDRLISSHDYGYPKEEPQFWHALRQDLDFDPARALFIDDSLPILRSAGRFGIAHLLAVREPDSRRPAKDTEEFAAVGDYRELVRNLLGEQA; from the coding sequence ATGACCGCCAACCTGCCCTGGTCCGACATCGATACCGTCCTGCTCGACATGGACGGCACGCTGCTGGACCTCCACTTCGACAACCACTTCTGGCTCGAACTGCTGCCGCAGCGCTACGCCGAACTGCACGGCATCAGCCGCGCCATGGCCGAGCTGGAACTCGCGCCGCTGTTCAACGAACACGTCGGCAAGCTGACCTGGTACTGCCTGGATTACTGGACCCGCGAGCTGAACCTGCCGATTCGTGAAATGAAACGCGAGATCGCCGAACTGATCGCGCTGCGTCCCTCGGCCGACGATTTTCTCGCCGCGCTGCGCGAAGCCGGCAAACGTGTGGTGCTGATTACCAATGCGCACCGCGACTCGTTGTCACTCAAGCTCGAGAAAGTCGAACTGGCGCCCTGGTTCGACCGCCTGATCAGCTCCCACGACTACGGCTACCCGAAGGAAGAGCCACAGTTCTGGCACGCGCTGCGTCAGGATCTGGACTTCGATCCGGCACGTGCGCTGTTCATCGATGACAGCCTGCCGATCCTGCGCAGCGCCGGGCGTTTCGGCATCGCTCATCTGCTTGCGGTCCGCGAGCCGGATAGCCGGCGCCCGGCCAAGGACACCGAAGAATTCGCCGCGGTCGGCGACTATCGGGAGCTGGTGCGCAACCTGCTCGGCGAGCAAGCGTGA
- the cysQ gene encoding 3'(2'),5'-bisphosphate nucleotidase CysQ, whose translation MNHPYLSSVIDLVRQAGAVILPHWRSELAVQAKADDSPVTAADMAAHRVLADGLRALDGAIPVLSEEDCELSLAERASWTRWWLVDPLDGTKEFIAGSEEFTVNVALIEEGKVRFGVVGIPASGRCYYGGEDFGAWRSEADGAAEPLRVRRQPVDAFTVVASRRHSSPAQEQLLGRLGERFGELALANVGSSLKFCLLAEGAADCYPRLAPTSQWDTAAAQGVLEGAGGEVLDVSGVPLRYEARASYLNPSFLALPKDVDWRDWLIELANRG comes from the coding sequence ATGAACCATCCGTATCTGTCGTCGGTAATCGATCTGGTGCGCCAGGCCGGCGCGGTGATCCTGCCGCACTGGCGCAGCGAGCTGGCGGTGCAGGCGAAGGCCGATGACTCGCCGGTAACCGCTGCCGACATGGCTGCACATCGCGTGCTGGCGGACGGGCTGAGAGCGCTGGATGGCGCAATCCCGGTGCTCTCCGAAGAGGACTGCGAGCTGTCGCTGGCCGAGCGCGCCAGCTGGACGCGCTGGTGGTTGGTCGATCCGCTGGATGGCACCAAGGAGTTCATCGCCGGCAGCGAGGAGTTCACCGTCAATGTCGCGCTGATCGAAGAGGGCAAGGTGCGTTTCGGTGTGGTCGGCATCCCGGCATCCGGGCGCTGCTATTACGGCGGCGAGGACTTCGGTGCGTGGCGCAGCGAGGCGGACGGCGCGGCAGAGCCCTTGCGTGTGCGCAGGCAGCCTGTCGACGCGTTCACCGTGGTGGCCAGTCGACGCCACAGCAGTCCGGCACAGGAGCAGTTGCTGGGCCGTCTGGGCGAACGATTCGGTGAGCTGGCGCTGGCCAATGTGGGCAGCTCGCTGAAGTTCTGCCTGCTCGCCGAGGGTGCCGCCGACTGCTATCCGCGTCTGGCGCCGACCTCGCAGTGGGACACCGCAGCGGCGCAAGGCGTGCTGGAGGGGGCAGGCGGTGAAGTGCTGGACGTCAGCGGCGTTCCGCTGCGCTACGAGGCGCGCGCGAGCTACCTCAATCCGTCATTCCTGGCGTTGCCCAAAGACGTCGACTGGCGTGACTGGCTGATCGAGCTGGCCAACCGCGGCTGA
- a CDS encoding PAS domain-containing protein, producing the protein MAAVGAELWPHSHSEMSERIRRFDWGATVLGAPDTWPPALRLLLDTLLEAPLPMCILWGEQALQLYNDAHAALIGDRHPAELGQPACHRWGATWELLNPACDTARRGEPRVLRNQQLAIEREGVLEQAWFDLALSPIRDTPRSIGGLLLCLSETSERVRTETRLSQTALHYKLSAEVHRASEQRLQLALEASDLIGIWDWAIQSSEIPPGAELSRILPVAQSGPKGLSSEAFFDHVHPDDVPRLRAALQRCITERGNLDERYRLRGENGATRWALARGRCHCDEQGRPLRFPGAVMNITSQQASEDALRQREAELKMITDALPVLIGYIDSEERFRFNNRYYTEWFGHSTEWLLGKTAREVLGERGYAERQVNIRAALAGQDVTFEAYSPHRDGQPRRMLVHYLPRRDCHANVLGFFVMALDVTERWRAEQALRELNETLESRIQERTQALAEVYERLLKEMASREQAQEALRQAQKMEAVGQLTGGIAHDFNNMLTGIIGGLDLIQRYIQSGRHGETQRFIDAAVTSANRAAALTHRLLAFARRQPLNLKRVELNQLIESMHDLLSRTLGRHIHIDNRLQQGLWPVSSDENQLESALLNLVINARDAMPDGGSLLLETRNVELYSQGEVGDLAAGRYVILRLTDSGCGMSAKVLASVFEPFFTTKPIGQGTGLGLSMVYGFTRQAGGHIQIASEPGEGTQVSLYLPVYEEEGVAALPAKEIEGPLRAKQGETVLVVEDDPAVRLLVIDVLEMLGYQALEAADGNAAIRILESSAAVDMLVTDVGLPGMNGRQLADAARQQRPGLPVLFMTGYAKQAASSDFLEPGMDMISKPFNLDALAKRVCDMLMENDQR; encoded by the coding sequence ATGGCAGCAGTAGGCGCCGAACTCTGGCCCCACAGTCACAGTGAGATGAGCGAGCGCATTCGCCGGTTCGACTGGGGAGCGACCGTGCTCGGCGCGCCGGACACCTGGCCGCCGGCGCTGCGACTGCTGCTGGACACCCTGCTCGAAGCGCCGCTGCCGATGTGCATTCTCTGGGGCGAGCAGGCGCTGCAGCTGTACAACGATGCCCATGCAGCGCTGATCGGCGACCGCCATCCAGCCGAACTCGGCCAGCCAGCCTGCCACCGCTGGGGTGCGACCTGGGAACTGCTCAACCCGGCTTGCGACACCGCCCGCCGCGGCGAGCCACGGGTATTGCGCAACCAGCAGCTGGCGATCGAGCGTGAAGGCGTGCTGGAGCAAGCCTGGTTCGACCTCGCCCTCAGCCCCATCCGCGACACCCCGCGCAGCATCGGCGGCCTGCTGCTGTGCCTGAGCGAAACCAGCGAGCGTGTGCGCACCGAAACCCGCCTGTCGCAAACCGCCCTGCACTACAAGCTCAGCGCCGAAGTCCACCGAGCCAGCGAGCAGCGCCTGCAATTGGCACTCGAAGCCAGCGACCTGATCGGCATCTGGGACTGGGCCATCCAATCGAGCGAAATACCGCCTGGCGCTGAGCTATCGCGCATTCTGCCGGTGGCACAGTCCGGGCCCAAGGGCCTGAGCAGCGAAGCCTTTTTCGATCATGTGCATCCCGACGACGTGCCACGGTTGCGCGCCGCACTGCAACGCTGCATCACCGAGCGCGGCAATCTCGACGAGCGCTACAGGCTACGCGGCGAAAATGGCGCCACGCGCTGGGCGCTGGCCCGCGGCCGCTGCCATTGCGACGAGCAGGGCCGGCCATTGCGCTTCCCCGGCGCGGTGATGAACATCACCAGCCAGCAGGCCAGCGAAGATGCGCTGCGCCAGCGCGAGGCCGAACTCAAGATGATCACCGATGCCCTGCCGGTGCTGATCGGCTACATCGACTCCGAGGAACGCTTCCGCTTCAATAACCGCTATTACACCGAGTGGTTTGGCCATTCGACCGAATGGCTGCTGGGCAAGACTGCGCGCGAAGTGCTCGGCGAGCGCGGTTATGCCGAGCGACAGGTGAACATCCGCGCCGCGCTTGCCGGCCAGGACGTGACCTTCGAGGCCTATAGCCCGCATCGCGACGGCCAGCCTCGTCGAATGCTGGTGCATTACCTGCCCCGTCGCGACTGCCACGCAAACGTGCTCGGTTTCTTCGTCATGGCGCTGGACGTAACCGAACGCTGGCGTGCCGAACAGGCCCTGCGCGAACTCAACGAGACGCTGGAGAGCCGCATCCAGGAGCGCACTCAGGCGCTGGCGGAAGTCTACGAGCGCCTGCTCAAGGAAATGGCCAGCCGCGAGCAGGCGCAGGAGGCGCTGCGTCAGGCGCAGAAGATGGAGGCGGTGGGCCAACTGACCGGCGGCATCGCCCATGACTTCAACAACATGCTGACCGGCATAATCGGCGGGCTTGACCTGATCCAGCGCTATATCCAGTCCGGGCGCCATGGCGAGACCCAGCGCTTCATCGATGCCGCGGTGACCTCGGCCAATCGCGCTGCAGCGCTCACGCACCGCCTGCTCGCCTTTGCCCGGCGCCAGCCCTTGAACCTAAAGCGGGTCGAGCTGAACCAGCTGATCGAATCGATGCACGACCTGCTCAGCCGCACCCTGGGTCGCCACATCCACATCGATAATCGCCTGCAGCAGGGCCTTTGGCCGGTCTCCAGCGACGAAAACCAGTTGGAAAGCGCCCTGCTCAACCTGGTGATCAATGCCCGTGACGCCATGCCAGACGGCGGCAGCCTGCTGCTGGAAACCCGCAACGTCGAGCTGTACAGCCAAGGCGAGGTGGGTGATCTGGCCGCTGGTCGCTATGTCATCCTCCGCCTGACCGACAGCGGCTGCGGAATGAGCGCCAAGGTACTCGCCAGTGTCTTCGAGCCGTTCTTCACCACCAAGCCCATCGGGCAGGGGACCGGGCTCGGCCTGTCCATGGTCTACGGCTTCACTCGGCAGGCGGGCGGCCATATTCAGATCGCCAGCGAACCCGGCGAAGGCACCCAGGTCAGCCTCTACCTGCCGGTGTATGAAGAAGAGGGCGTCGCAGCGCTACCGGCTAAAGAGATCGAAGGCCCGCTGCGAGCCAAGCAGGGCGAAACGGTCCTGGTAGTCGAAGATGATCCAGCGGTGCGCCTGCTGGTGATCGACGTCCTGGAGATGCTCGGCTACCAGGCGCTGGAGGCTGCCGACGGCAATGCGGCGATACGCATCCTCGAAAGCAGCGCGGCCGTGGATATGCTGGTCACCGATGTCGGCCTGCCAGGCATGAACGGCCGCCAGCTCGCCGATGCCGCGCGGCAGCAGCGCCCTGGCCTGCCGGTGCTGTTCATGACGGGTTATGCCAAGCAGGCGGCCAGCTCGGACTTCCTCGAACCGGGCATGGACATGATCAGCAAGCCATTCAATCTGGATGCCCTGGCCAAGCGCGTCTGCGACATGCTGATGGAGAACGACCAACGGTGA
- the fdhD gene encoding formate dehydrogenase accessory sulfurtransferase FdhD, protein MNAPSRLTAAFAGAVQSPAGASQRYCYQPIDEPEQRSVDLAEECALAIAYNGLSQAVMMISPADLEDFVVGFSLANGFVDSLDDIYDIRVHGCGSARRAEVDIASRAFWRLKQQRRQLPGNSSCGLCGVEALEQALPRLPALAPSALPPSHWLQDLRQRIGEFQPLGRDCGAVHAALFMDANGEIRLGREDIGRHNALDKLIGALARANQAAEGGLAIVTSRCSLELVHKVQRAGIPTLVSLSSPTGLAAKWAQRHNLNLIHLPHHSPPRVYSPAVPTLNAR, encoded by the coding sequence ATGAATGCTCCGTCTCGCCTGACCGCTGCCTTCGCCGGTGCCGTGCAATCGCCCGCCGGCGCCAGCCAGCGCTATTGCTATCAGCCAATCGACGAGCCCGAGCAGCGCTCGGTCGATCTTGCCGAAGAATGCGCGCTGGCCATTGCCTATAACGGCCTCAGCCAGGCGGTGATGATGATTTCCCCGGCCGACCTCGAGGATTTCGTGGTGGGTTTCAGCCTGGCCAACGGCTTCGTCGACAGCCTCGACGACATCTATGACATCCGCGTGCATGGTTGCGGCAGCGCCCGTCGCGCCGAGGTCGACATCGCCAGTCGCGCCTTCTGGCGGCTAAAGCAACAACGCCGCCAGCTGCCCGGCAACAGCAGCTGCGGGCTTTGCGGCGTCGAGGCGCTTGAACAGGCATTACCCAGGTTGCCGGCGCTGGCGCCGTCAGCGTTGCCGCCTTCGCACTGGCTGCAGGACCTACGGCAACGTATCGGCGAGTTTCAGCCATTGGGTCGAGACTGCGGTGCCGTCCACGCTGCGCTGTTCATGGATGCCAATGGCGAGATCCGTCTGGGCCGTGAGGACATTGGCCGACATAACGCGCTGGACAAGCTGATCGGCGCCCTGGCCCGCGCGAATCAAGCTGCGGAGGGCGGCCTGGCCATCGTCACCAGCCGCTGCAGTCTGGAATTGGTGCACAAGGTACAGCGAGCCGGCATTCCGACTCTGGTGAGCCTGTCGTCCCCCACCGGCCTCGCCGCCAAGTGGGCACAGCGGCACAACCTGAATCTCATCCACCTGCCGCACCACAGCCCGCCACGCGTCTACAGCCCGGCAGTGCCGACACTCAATGCTCGCTGA
- a CDS encoding iron-containing alcohol dehydrogenase yields MHPFSFATTAQLICEPGSSRRLAGLCKERGARSVLVVTDPGITRFGLLNEVLPGFENEGLAVAIYDQVIADPPEHIVMAAVEQARALEADLIIGFGGGSSMDVAKLVALLAHPSCAQSLQDIYGVGNAKGRRLPLIQVPTTAGTGSEVTQIAIITTGETTKMGVVSPLLLPDLALLDADLTLGLPPAVTAATGIDAMVHAIEAYTSALKKNPMSDLLAREALRLLAANLDEAVHNGSNREARQAMLLGACLAGQAFANAPVAAVHALAYPLGGNFHIPHGLSNALVLPQVLRFNVSAASTHYGELAPIILGDRLRTGDPSTYAGQLIEEFEQMSARVGLPTRLRDAGVPEAMLPQLAKEAMLQQRLLVNNPREVTEADALAIYQAAY; encoded by the coding sequence ATGCATCCGTTCAGCTTTGCCACAACCGCGCAATTGATCTGCGAGCCCGGCTCTTCCCGCCGTTTGGCCGGTCTATGCAAGGAGCGCGGCGCGCGTTCCGTACTGGTCGTCACCGATCCGGGGATTACCCGTTTCGGCCTGCTCAATGAGGTGCTGCCTGGCTTCGAAAACGAAGGCCTGGCAGTTGCGATCTACGACCAGGTAATCGCCGATCCGCCGGAGCACATCGTCATGGCGGCGGTGGAGCAGGCCAGGGCACTGGAAGCCGATCTGATCATCGGCTTCGGTGGCGGCAGCTCGATGGACGTCGCCAAGCTGGTCGCCTTGCTGGCGCATCCGAGCTGCGCGCAGTCGCTGCAGGACATCTACGGCGTCGGCAATGCCAAGGGCCGGCGGCTGCCGCTGATCCAGGTGCCAACCACCGCCGGCACCGGCTCCGAGGTGACGCAGATCGCCATCATCACCACTGGCGAAACCACCAAGATGGGTGTGGTATCGCCACTGCTGCTGCCAGATCTGGCGCTGCTCGATGCCGACCTCACCCTTGGCCTGCCCCCAGCGGTGACCGCAGCCACCGGTATCGATGCCATGGTGCACGCCATCGAGGCCTACACCAGTGCGTTGAAGAAGAACCCCATGTCCGATCTGCTGGCCCGCGAGGCGCTGCGCCTGCTGGCCGCCAACCTCGATGAGGCGGTGCATAACGGCAGCAACCGCGAGGCGCGCCAGGCGATGCTGCTCGGCGCATGCCTGGCCGGGCAGGCATTCGCCAACGCGCCGGTGGCGGCTGTGCATGCGCTGGCCTATCCATTGGGCGGCAACTTCCATATCCCGCATGGTCTGTCGAACGCGCTGGTGCTGCCGCAGGTGCTGCGCTTCAACGTCAGCGCGGCGAGCACGCATTATGGCGAGCTGGCGCCGATCATCCTCGGCGACCGGCTGCGCACGGGTGACCCGTCGACCTACGCCGGACAGCTGATCGAGGAGTTCGAGCAGATGAGCGCCCGCGTCGGCCTGCCGACCCGCCTGCGCGACGCCGGTGTGCCGGAGGCGATGCTGCCGCAGCTGGCCAAGGAAGCGATGCTGCAACAGCGCCTGTTGGTCAACAATCCGCGTGAAGTGACTGAGGCCGATGCGCTGGCGATCTACCAGGCCGCCTATTGA
- a CDS encoding acyl-CoA thioesterase translates to MPEQPKHLRRDYKHFQPITTRWHDNDIYGHVNNVVYYGFFDTAVNNYLIQQGGLDIRDGDIVGFVVSSACDYFASIAYPDLIEVGVRVAKLGNSSVQYELAIFREGEQEASAAGRFVHVFVERASNRPTPIPGRLRAALEALA, encoded by the coding sequence ATGCCCGAGCAGCCCAAGCACCTGCGCCGTGATTACAAGCATTTCCAGCCGATCACTACGCGCTGGCATGACAACGATATCTACGGCCACGTGAACAACGTCGTCTATTACGGCTTTTTCGACACGGCGGTGAACAACTACCTGATCCAGCAGGGCGGACTGGATATCCGAGATGGCGACATCGTCGGCTTCGTGGTCAGTTCGGCCTGCGATTACTTCGCCTCGATCGCCTACCCGGACCTCATCGAGGTCGGCGTACGGGTGGCGAAGCTCGGTAACTCCTCGGTGCAGTACGAGCTGGCAATCTTCCGCGAGGGCGAGCAGGAGGCCAGTGCGGCGGGGCGCTTCGTGCATGTGTTCGTCGAGCGGGCAAGCAATCGGCCGACGCCGATTCCGGGCCGCTTGCGTGCGGCGCTGGAGGCGTTGGCGTAG
- a CDS encoding 3-hydroxyacyl-CoA dehydrogenase, producing MSQTRFDIQTAAVIGAGTMGRGIVMSLANAGVQVRWLDNNPEMLERALGTVADTYAHNVRQGRIDEAQAAARRACISKAADYQALADVDLVIEAVYENLELKQKIFRELDGIVKPAGILASNTSALDLDAIAAVTKRPEQVVGLHFFSPAHIMKLLEIVRGAKTSKAVLDASTELGKRMGKVSVIAGNCQGFIGNRMLATYVREARMMLLEGAYPHQVDAALQGFGFAMGPFRMYDVVGIDLEWRARELAGKGQDEVEVQVDNRLCELGRFGQKSRMGYYRYAEGSRQAEHDPEVDALVQRESERLGFQRREIGSEEILERCLLALVNEGAKILEEGMAESSADIDTVYLYGYGFPAEVGGPMTWADRQGLPAIRDRLNALAERHGAHWQPAELIDSLATLGGRFADHKKEA from the coding sequence ATGAGCCAAACCCGCTTCGATATCCAGACCGCCGCCGTGATCGGCGCGGGCACCATGGGCCGCGGTATCGTCATGAGCCTGGCCAACGCCGGCGTGCAGGTGCGCTGGCTGGACAACAATCCCGAGATGCTGGAACGGGCGCTGGGTACGGTGGCTGACACCTATGCGCATAACGTGCGCCAGGGCCGGATCGACGAGGCTCAGGCGGCTGCACGACGTGCCTGTATCAGCAAGGCGGCGGATTACCAGGCACTGGCCGATGTCGACCTGGTGATCGAGGCGGTCTACGAGAACCTCGAACTGAAGCAGAAGATTTTCCGCGAGCTGGACGGCATCGTGAAGCCGGCCGGCATCCTCGCCAGCAACACCTCGGCGCTGGACCTCGACGCCATTGCCGCCGTCACCAAGCGTCCGGAGCAGGTCGTGGGCCTGCACTTCTTCAGCCCGGCGCACATCATGAAGCTGCTGGAGATCGTCCGCGGCGCGAAGACTTCGAAAGCGGTGCTCGACGCGTCCACTGAGCTCGGCAAGCGCATGGGCAAGGTCAGCGTGATCGCCGGCAACTGTCAGGGCTTTATCGGCAACCGCATGCTCGCCACCTATGTGCGCGAGGCGCGGATGATGCTGCTCGAAGGCGCCTATCCACATCAGGTCGACGCTGCGCTGCAGGGCTTCGGTTTTGCCATGGGGCCGTTCCGCATGTACGACGTGGTCGGCATCGATCTGGAGTGGCGCGCTCGTGAGCTGGCTGGCAAGGGCCAGGATGAAGTGGAAGTGCAGGTCGACAATCGCCTCTGCGAGCTCGGCCGCTTCGGCCAGAAGTCGCGCATGGGCTACTACCGCTATGCCGAGGGCAGCCGTCAGGCCGAGCATGACCCCGAAGTGGATGCGCTGGTGCAGCGCGAGTCCGAGCGGCTCGGCTTTCAGCGTCGCGAGATCGGCAGTGAAGAAATCCTCGAGCGCTGCCTGCTGGCGCTGGTCAACGAGGGTGCGAAGATCCTCGAGGAAGGCATGGCCGAGTCCAGCGCCGATATCGACACCGTCTACCTCTACGGTTACGGCTTCCCGGCCGAAGTTGGCGGCCCGATGACCTGGGCCGATCGCCAGGGTCTGCCGGCCATTCGTGATCGCCTCAACGCGCTGGCCGAGCGCCACGGTGCGCACTGGCAGCCAGCCGAGCTGATCGACAGCCTGGCCACGCTCGGCGGCCGTTTCGCCGACCACAAGAAGGAGGCTTGA
- a CDS encoding acyl-CoA dehydrogenase C-terminal domain-containing protein: MEYKAPLRDMRFVLHELFDATAHCELLGNGLDRELIDGVLEEAARYTGGEIAPLNRNSDEEGVTLENGEVRTPQGFVEAYRQYVDNGWASMTGPTEYGGQGFPQLVACNFHEMLMGASLSFRIYSGLTEGAVLALYKHGSDELKNAYLEKLVSGSWSGTMCLTEPQAGTDLALLRTRAEPQADGSYKVSGSKIFISGGEHDMSENIVHLVLARLPDAPAGVKGISLLLVPKFIANADGTLGERNALSCGAVEHKMGIKGAATCVMNFDGATGWVVGAPNQGLACMFTMMNDARFQVGLQGLGIAEQAYQGSLAYARERLQSRGLAGVQHPDKPADPIIVHPDVRRMLLTQKTLVEGSRMLAAYCARQLDLEHGHPEPSHRKAASTRAALLIPIVKAFFTDMGQEVASLGVQVYGGHGYIREWGMEQLMRDSRITQLYEGTNGIQALDYIRRKLLGDGGAELSALQAEFSEICDRQIDRPALHDMASKVQARIGEWRELTAEIIAATGRDPQEIGAVSVDFLQYSAYVLLAGLWLQAAGRAQDALEQGSAEEAFYQAKLASADFYLRRVLPRASAHREAIQGGAACLMALPESDFAF; encoded by the coding sequence ATGGAATACAAGGCTCCCCTGCGTGACATGCGCTTCGTGTTGCACGAGCTATTCGATGCCACGGCCCATTGCGAATTGCTCGGCAATGGCCTGGATCGCGAGCTGATCGACGGCGTGCTGGAAGAAGCCGCGCGCTACACCGGCGGCGAGATCGCGCCGCTCAATCGCAACAGCGACGAAGAGGGCGTGACCCTGGAAAACGGCGAAGTCCGCACCCCGCAGGGCTTCGTCGAGGCGTACAGGCAGTACGTCGACAACGGCTGGGCGAGCATGACCGGGCCGACCGAGTACGGCGGCCAGGGTTTTCCGCAATTGGTCGCCTGCAACTTCCACGAAATGCTGATGGGCGCGTCGCTGTCCTTCCGCATCTACTCCGGCCTGACCGAGGGCGCGGTGCTGGCGCTGTACAAGCACGGCAGCGACGAGTTGAAGAACGCCTATCTAGAGAAGCTGGTCAGCGGCAGCTGGAGCGGCACCATGTGCCTCACCGAGCCGCAGGCGGGCACCGACCTGGCGCTGCTGCGCACCCGGGCGGAGCCGCAAGCGGACGGCAGCTACAAGGTCAGCGGCAGCAAGATCTTCATCTCCGGCGGCGAGCACGATATGAGCGAGAACATCGTGCATCTGGTGCTGGCACGCCTGCCGGATGCACCGGCCGGGGTGAAAGGCATCAGCCTGCTCTTGGTGCCCAAGTTCATCGCCAATGCCGACGGTACGCTGGGCGAGCGTAACGCCCTGAGCTGCGGCGCCGTCGAGCACAAGATGGGCATCAAGGGCGCGGCTACCTGCGTGATGAACTTCGACGGCGCCACCGGCTGGGTCGTCGGCGCGCCCAACCAGGGCCTGGCGTGCATGTTCACCATGATGAATGACGCGCGTTTCCAGGTCGGGCTGCAGGGCCTCGGGATCGCCGAGCAGGCGTATCAGGGCTCGCTGGCCTACGCCCGCGAGCGTTTGCAATCGCGCGGACTGGCTGGCGTGCAGCACCCGGACAAACCGGCCGACCCGATCATCGTGCACCCCGATGTGCGGCGCATGCTGCTCACCCAGAAGACGCTGGTAGAAGGCAGCCGCATGCTGGCGGCTTACTGCGCCCGGCAGCTGGATCTCGAACATGGCCATCCCGAGCCGAGCCATCGCAAGGCTGCGAGCACGCGTGCGGCGTTGCTGATCCCCATCGTCAAGGCCTTCTTCACCGACATGGGCCAGGAAGTCGCGAGCCTGGGCGTGCAGGTCTACGGCGGCCACGGCTATATCCGCGAGTGGGGCATGGAGCAGCTGATGCGCGACAGCCGCATCACCCAGCTCTACGAGGGCACCAACGGCATCCAGGCGCTGGACTACATCCGTCGCAAGCTGCTCGGCGATGGCGGTGCAGAGCTTTCGGCGCTGCAGGCGGAATTCAGCGAAATCTGTGATCGGCAGATCGACCGCCCGGCGCTGCATGACATGGCCAGCAAGGTGCAGGCGCGGATCGGCGAGTGGCGCGAGCTGACTGCCGAGATCATCGCTGCCACCGGCCGCGATCCGCAGGAGATCGGCGCGGTGTCGGTGGATTTCCTGCAGTACTCGGCCTATGTCCTGTTGGCCGGGCTGTGGCTGCAGGCAGCCGGTCGTGCGCAGGACGCGCTCGAGCAGGGCAGCGCTGAAGAGGCGTTCTACCAGGCCAAGCTGGCCAGTGCGGACTTCTACCTGCGCCGCGTACTGCCGCGGGCGAGTGCGCATCGGGAAGCGATTCAGGGTGGGGCCGCGTGCCTGATGGCGCTGCCGGAAAGCGATTTCGCGTTTTGA